TCGTGGAGGGGGTCTGTCTCGGCGGGGACAAGCTCTTTCAGCACCCGGTCGATCCGGGTCTTCTCGCTTTTCAGATAAGCCTGGAGGTCCAATTTCTTCCCTTCCCTCATTCCAGGTCGTGCAGCTCGAAACGACCCTCGAGAGTCTCGACCAGCTTCTGCACCTTCTCCTCCGAGGCCAGCAGGCGCTTACGCGCCTCGATGGCGTCGGCCACGCCCGCGTTGAACAGGCGGATTGCCTCTTCCAGGGGAAGCTGCTCGTCCTCCAGACGGCTGACTGTCTCCTCGAGGCTGCTGCAGAGCTGTTCGAAGCTTTTCTCTTTCTCTTCCTTCTTCGGCATGGCTTACGGCTCCTGAAAACGGTCCGACTGCATCCGGGCGCTCACCCGGCTTTGCTTGCCAGAGTATCCTCACCGGCGGGGTTCACGCCCTCGACCCGGCAATCCAGGCTGCCGCGCGCCAGCAGCACGGAGAGCCGCTGCCCCACCTCGACTGTGGCGGCATCCCGCACGATTCTGCCCTCCGGCGTGCGCGCCATGGCGTAACCGCGCCCAAGCACGGCCGCCGGGTTGAGCGCGCTCAGGCGCTCCTGAAAGCCGCTCCAGCGCACGCGGGCCAGGTCCAGGCTGTGACGGGCGGCGCGCTGAAGGCGCAGGGCCAGGGCGGCGTGGCGGTCGCGGCAGGCGCGCAGGGCCGCGCGCAGGCGCTGCGGGGCCAGGGCGCGCTCCAGCTCGTCCAGGCGCTGATGCGCGTCGGACAGAGGCCCGGAGCCCGCCCGCACCAGACGGCGGCCCAGGGCCACCAGGCCAGCCTCCAGCTCCGCTGCCACCGGCACGGCATATTCCGCAGCGGCCGAGGGCGTGGGCGCGCGAAGGTCGGCCACGAAATCGGCGATGGTGAAATCGGTCTGGTGCCCCACGGCGCTTATCACCGGCACGGGGCTATCGAATATCGCCCGGGCCACGGCCTCCTCGTTGAACGCCCAGAGGTCCTCGGCCGAGCCGCCTCCGCGCCCCACGATCAGCACATCCGCGCCGCCCCAGCGCCCGAACGCGCGCACAGCCGCGGCGATCTCGGCGGCAGCGCCCTCTCCCTGCACGCGGGCCGGGGCCAGCACGATCCGCACCGAGGGGCAGCGCCGCTCAAGCACGGATATTATGTCGCGCACCGCGGCACCGGTGGGCGAGGTGACTATTCCCACACAGGCCGGGAACTGCGGCAGGGGGCGCTTCCGGGCCTCGTCGAACAGGCCCTCGGCCGCCAGGCGCGCCTTGAGCCGCTCGAAGGCGAGCTGAAGTGCCCCCACACCGGCAGGCCGCAGCTCGCTGACCATGAGCTGGTACTGGCCGCTGGGCTCGTACACCGAGAGCAGCCCGCGCGCCATCATTTTCATCCCGTTCTCGGGCCGGAAGGTAAGGGCCTGGTTGTACTGGCGGAAAAACACCGCCCGGAGCGCGGCGGAGGAGTCCTTGAGCGAGAAATACATGTGCCCGGAGCCGTGGTGCACGAAATTGCTTATTTCACCCTCGACCCAGAGCGGCGGGAAAGAGCCCTCGATCAGCTCCTTGACCTCGCGGGTCAACTCGCTCACGCTGTAAACATGCAGGTCCAAGCCGGTTTACGCTTTCCGGCCCAGGGCCAGCTCGGCCGAACGGACCGTGTTGGCCATGAGCATGATGATTGTCATCGGGCCGACCCCGCCGGGCACCGGGGTGATCAACGCGGCCACCTCGGCCGCGCTTTCGAAATGCACATCCCCCACCCAGCGGTAGCCTTTGGGGTTGGAGGAGTCGTCGATGCGGTTGGAGCCGACATCGATCACCACCGCGCCGGGCTTGATCCAGTCGCCGCGGATCAGCTCGGGCTGGCCGATGGCCGCGATCAGCACATCCGCCGTGCGGACCATGCCGGGCAGGTCGGCGGTGCGGCTGTGGGCCACGGTCACAGTGGCGTCCGCGCCCTCGGCTTTCTGCAGCAGGATATTGGCCACGGGTTTGCCCACGATGTTGCTGCGGCCGACCACCACCACGTGCTTGCCCCGCAGCTCCACCCCGCTGCGGACCAACAGTTGCTGGATACCGGCCGGGGTGCAGGGCTTGAATCCCTCCAGTCCGATCACCAGGCGTCCGAGGCTCACCGGGTGGAACCCATCCACATCCTTGTCCGGGTCGATCGCCATGATGATCTCATCCTCGTCGATATGCTTCGGCAGGGGCAGCTGGACCAGGATGCCGTGGATACGCGGGTCGGCGTTGAGCCGGGCCACCAGGTCGAGCAGAGCCTCGCGCGTGGTGTCGGCCCCCAGGCGGTGCGAGGCGGAGTGCAAGCCCAGCTCGATGCACTTTTTCTCTTTCATCCCCACGTAGGACTGGCTGGCCGGATTGTCACCCACCAGGACCACGGCCAGGCCGGGGCGGACCCCTTTTTCCTTGAGGGCCCAGATACGGCGCTCCAGCTCGGTGCGTATCTGAGCGGCGATCACTTTGCCGTCGATTAAAGATGCGGACATGAAACGCTCCTCCTGTACAGGGCTGGATTACGGCGGCGCTCAGGCTCCGCCGGCCGGCGCGGGGAGCACCCGGCCGGCCGGCGGATAATGGCATACCTACATGGCGAGCACTGCGGCCTGCGGAACCTGTAAACGCTCGATCTTCCTGGCCCGGCCGGTCTGCGGGTCCAGGGTCAGCAGCACGCCCATCAGGACCAGGTTGGTGTCGGCGGGCTGGAAACGGTTGGGGGTCTGGAGCAGGAAACGCTTGATCGCCAGCTCTTTCTTGATCCCGATCACCCCGTCGATCGAACCGCTCATCCCGGCATCCGTGATATAGGCCGTGCCACCCGGCAGCACGCGCTCATCGGCGGTCTGGACATGGGTGTGGGTTCCGAGCACTGCGCTCACCCGCCCGTCCAGGTGCCAGCCCAGGGCCACTTTCTCGGCCGAGGCCTCGGCGTGGAAATCGATTATGACCAGGTTGGTCTCGTTCTTGATCCCGTCCAGCACGGTCGAGATGGTGCGGAACGGGCAGTCGATCTCTTTCATGAACACCCGGCCCTGGAGGTTGATCACCGCCACGGGCAGGTTGTTGCGGGCCTTGGTCACTACCAGGCCGCGGCCGGGATTGCCCGGCGGGTAGTTGATCGGCCGCAGGACGTTGGGCTGACGGTCGAGGTCGGCCAGCGAGTCCTTGCGGTCCCAGATATGGTTGCCGCTGGTGATGACATCCACGCCCAGGGCAAACAGCTCCTCGGCTATCTCCAGAGTCAGACCGAACCCACCGGCGGCGTTCTCACCGTTGGCAATGCAGAAATCCACCTTGTGCTTCTTGATCAGGTTGGGCAGAATCGCACCCACCACCTTGCGTCCCGGACCGCCGACAATGTCGGCAATGAACAGTATCTGCAAAAGGGCACCCCTTGTCTTTCCGTTACTTGGCGTAGCTCACGGCCCGGGTCTCGCGGATAACCACCACCTTGATCTGTCCGGGATATTCGAGCTCTTTCTCGATCTTGTGGGCGATCTCTCCGGCCAGTATCTCGCCGTAGCTGTCCTCGATCTCATCCGGCTGGACCATGATCCGTATCTCGCGCCCGGCCTGGATGGCGTAGGCTTTCTGCACGCCCTTGAACCCGTCGGCGATCTTCTCCAGCTTCTCGAGGCGCTTGATGTAGGTTTCGAGCGTTTCACGCCGCGCGCCGGGGCGCGCCCCGCTCAGGGCGTCCGCCGCCTGCACCAGCACCGAGATGAGCGAGGTCTGCTCGACATCGTTGTGATGGCTGGCCACGGCGTTGATCACCTCTTCCGGCTCGCCGTACTTGCGGCACAGCTCCACGCCGATCTGGGTGTGCGTGCCCTCGGCCTCGTGGTCCACCGCCTTGCCGATGTCGTGCAACAGCCCGGCCCGCTTGCTCATGGCGATGTCCAGGCCCAACTCGGCGGCCATCATGCCGCAGAGGGTGGCCACCTCCTTGGCGTGCAGAAGGTTGTTCTGGCCGTAGCTGGTGCGGAACTTGAGCCGTCCGAGCAGGGCGACCAGCTCGGGATGTATGCCGTGCACGCCGGTCTCGTAGAGGGCCTCCTCGGCGGCCTGCTGTATCTTCTCTTCCACTTCCTTGCGGCACTTCTCCACCACGTCCTCGATGCGCCCGGGATGGATTCGGCCGTCCTGGATCAGTCGCTCCATGGCCAGACGGGCCACCTCGCGGCGGATGGGGCTGAACCCGGACAGGATCACCGCCTCCGGCGTATCGTCGATGATCACATCGATGCCGGTGGCCATTTCGAACGAGCGGATGTTGCGGCCCTCACGGCCGATGATCCGTCCCTTCATCTCATCGTTGGGCAGGTTGACCACCGAGACCGTGGACTCGACCACGTGGTCGGCGGCGCAGCGCTGGATGGCCAGAGTGATGATTTTCTTGGCCTCCTTCTCGGCGTCGCGCTTGGCCTGCTCCTTGATGTCCTTGACGTACTGGGAGGCCTCGACACGGGCCTCCTCTTTCAGGTTCTCGATCAGCTCGCGCTTGGCGTCCTCGGCGCTGAGGCCGGCGATGCGCTCCAGGCGCTGGTTCTGCTCGGCGATGAGCTGGGTCAGCTTGTCGTCCTTGCTCTTGACCACTTTCTCCCGGACCACGAGGTCATCGTTCATCCGCGCGACCTCGCGCTCTTTCTTCTCGACAATCTCAAGCTTCTTGTCCAGATTGACCTCACGCTCCTGCAGCGTGTGCTGGACCCGTTCGAGCTCCTTGCGCCGGCCCTCGGTCTCCTTCTCGAAATCCACCTTGGCCTGGTAATACTTCTCCTTGCTTTCGATGGTCGCCGACTTGCGGATGTTTTCGGCTTCGCGCCCTGCATCTGTGATGATTTTCTTGGCCTGCGACTCCGCGTCCTGCAGCTTGCTCTGGGCGATCCTTCGGCTGACCCAGTAGCCCAGCACGAACACCGCTGCCAGCAACACCAGCATTACCAGTACCGGAACAATGATATTGGATAAAGTTGACATCAAGTCTCCGTGAAACGTGCGTTTAGGTTATCTATTGAAGTATCCGCCCACGCGGATGGGAATAACATCATTGCTGACTGATCCCACGGGAACACAGGGCAATAAAAAGCCCCGCCGCACCCGATCAACAAATCCGAACCTGCAACAGCTCAAAGCGGGCGCTGTCCGCCGGCGCCACCCGCTCCGGCCGGAGGCCGGCCAGCGGTGCACCACAGGAGAACGCTCCCAAGGGTTCGTTCCAGGATCAATTCGTTAATCACGCGCCGACGGGGTATGTTTCAACCATCCGTCATATGTGCCGAAGGATCAGAGCAGGGCCTCCTGGGACCGGCTCCTCTCCAGATAGGAATCGAGCAGCTGGATCAGGGAATTGCACTTGAGCTCCAGCTCCTCATCCCGTATCTCCTTCTCCCTTTTGGTCTGGAAAAGTTCATCGGTTATGGACATAGCGGCCAGAATCGCTATCTTGTGCACGTCCTGCAGGCTCAGGCTCTTTTTTACCGCCTGCATGGTCTGATTCACATATTCCGCGACCTTGCGGGTGTATTCGGGATCGGTCTGTGTCCGGATATTATAAGTATCACCGAATATCGACACCCGTGTAGTCGTTACCTTGTCGTCATCCATAGCGCTCTGCCCGGGACTACCGTGATTGGAATTGACCCTTTTTTATGTTAAAGAAACCGTTTGACGGCTTTCGTTTACGAAACTGTCTTCAATCTCCAATCTAAAGCAAGGCATTTTGCAAGTCAACAACCCGCGCGCCGGAATTTGCCCCTTTGCCCGGACTCGGGCCCGACCCGTATCAGAGCTCGAGATGATCGAGCTCTCCCAGCACGCGGGAAAGGGTCTCATCGACCAGGGAAAGCTTTCGCTCGAGTTTTTCCTTTTCGAGTTTCAGGCTCTCGACCTGACTGACTATATCCTGCCGCGACATCTGCTGGCTCCCACCGACCAGGGAGCGGAACGAACGGTTTTCCGCCTCCAGCTGGTCCACCACTTTGAGCAGGCGCTTGATTTTATCTTCCAGCGACTGGAACCTGTCAGGCATCGAAACCCCGTGAATATTCGCCTTCGCCGTGCCGGGAGGAGTTCACAGACGGCTCCGCAGCCTCTCCGGCCGCGGAGCACAGGTCATTCAAAACAATATAACACTTAACGTTGCTTCACGTCGAATTTTTTTATCAACCCGCGCAAAATCTTCTCGAACGCCTGGTCCACCTCTTCATCCCGCAGGGTGCGCTCAACGCTCTGGAAAAGCATGGAGAAAGCCAGGCTTTTTTTGCCGGCCGGCACGTGCTGCCCCTGGTACAGGTCGAACACCGCCACCTCGGCCACCAGGCGCGAGCCGCGCTGTATCTCGGCGGCAAGCTCGGCGCAGGGCACGGCGTCATCCACCAGGACAGCCAGGTCGCGGCGCGAGCCGGGGTACGGGCTGCGCTCGCTGTGACGCGGGGCCTGACGGGAGGCGAGCAGGCGGTCCAGATCGAGCTCGGCCAGCAGCACCGTGTCGGGCAGCTCCAGGCCGGCGGCCAGGCTGGGGTTGATCGCCCCGAGCAGGCCGATGCCGTGACCGCCCAGTCGCACCTCGGCGCACTTGCCGGGATGCAGAGCCGGGTGCGAGCCTTGAACAAAAGAGAGGACCGGAAGTTTCAGCCGGGCGGCCAGGGATTCCAGCACGCCCTTGAGGTCGAAAAAGTCCCAGGCGCGGCCCTTGCCGCTCCAGTGCACGCTTTGACGCGAACCCAGGGCGGCCAGGCCCAGACGGCGCTCCTCGGGCGAATCGCTGCTGCCCACACGCCGCGGGAACACCCGGCCGATCTCGAAAATCCGTACATCCTGGTTGCGCTGGTTCAGGTTGCGCTTCACACAGCCCAGCAGGCTCACGATCAGCTCGGGGCGCAACAAGCCCTCCTCGCTGGAGAGCGGGAACGACAATTGCGGCGGAGCATAGACACCGGCCCCGCAGATCGCCTCGACCTCAGCCGCGCCGGTGAAACTGCTGGTCATCACCTCGCGCAGGCCCAGGCCGGCCAGGCACTCTTTCAATTTCGCCAGGTCGTACCACTCTCGCCGCCCGCTGACCGCCGGCGTGACACACATGCGCGCCGGGGACGGAATGTGCTCGTAGCCCCTGACCCGCGCCAGTTCCTCGATCAGGTCCACCTCGCGGCTGACATCGTGACGGCAGGCGGGCACTGTCACCTTGTATTTACCCGCGCCGAGGCTTTCCACCTCGAAATCGATACCCTCCAGGCAGCGGCGGACCTCGCTGGCCGGGAATTCGAGGCCCAGGAGGCTCTCGGCCCGGCAGGCGCGCAGCTCCACGGTGGGAGGGGTGAGCTTGCGCGGATAGACATCGATGGCCCCGCGGGCCACGCTCCCGCCCGAGACCTCGGCGATCAGGCGCGCGGCGCGGTCCAGGGCCAGGTTCATGCCGGAATAGTCCACCCCGCGCTCGAAGCGGCGCGAGGCCTCGCTGGAAAGCCCCAGGGCACGGCTGGTGCGGCGGGTGGTGGCCGGATCGAACCAGGCGCACTCGAGCAGCACCCGGCGGGTGGACTCGTCCACCTCGCTCTCCTTGCCGCCCATCACGCCGGCCACGGCCACCGGGTTGACCGCATCGGCGATCACGGTAATAGCGGCGTCGAGCTTGCGCGGGGCGCCGTCCAGGGTGAGAATCTGCTCACCCTCGGCGGCCTTGCGCACCACGATCCGCTTGCCCTCCAGACGGTCCAGGTCGAACGAGTGCAGAGGCTGGCCCAGCTCGAAGAGGATGAAATTGGTGATATCGACCACGTTGTTGATGCTGCGCTGCCCCACCGCGTTCAGACGCTCGACCAGCCAGCGCGGCGAGGGTCCGATTTTCACGTTCTCGATCACCCGGGCCATGTAGCGCGGACAGCCCTGGCTGTCGGTGATCTCAACCGAGGTGAGGCTTTCGATGGCCGGGCCGCTGTCGTCCGGGGAGCCCTGCGGGCGGGTTAGCTTTTTCCCGGCAACGGGCTGAAGCTCGCGCGCCGCCCCGATCTGGCTCCACATGTCGCCGCGGTTGGCCGTCACGTCCAGCACCAGTCGCCAGTCATCCAGGCCCAGGGCCTCGGGCAGGCTCATGCCCGGCCGCGCCGATTCATCCAGCTCCAGCAGGCCCGAGGACTCCTCGCTCAGACCCAGCTCTTTCTCCGAGCAGAGCATGCCCTGGCTCTCCACCCCGCGGATTTTCGCCTTTTTAAGCTCGAACCCACCGGGCAGCACTGTGCCGACCAGGGCCAGGGGGTAAAGCCCGCCCTGGCGCACGTTGGGCGCCCCGCAGACCACCTCCAGCGTGGAGCCGGCGCCGTAGTCCACAGTGACCAGGCGCAGTTTGTCCGCATCCGGGTGTGGCCGCAGCGCGGTCGCCCGTCCCACCACCACCCCCTCAATATCTTTTCCCAGGTAGAGCAGCTCATCCACGGCGTGGCCGAGCATGGTCAGGCGCGCGGCAAGCTCCTGCGGGGAGAGGTCGAAATCGATCAAAGTCTTTAGCCACTTGTAGCTGATATTCATCGTCAACCGGACCGTTTCAAGTTTTTCGTTGCGTAATGGACAGTCCGCAGAGCGCAATCCACGCTCAGAACTGTGAGAGGAAACCCAGCTCGGACTCCAGGAGCAGTCGGATGTCGTTGATCCCCATCATGGTCATGCAGATACGGTCGATGCCCATGCCGAAAGCGAAACCGGTCCAGCGCTCCGGGTCGTAGCCCACAGCCTGGAACACCGCCGGGTCGACCATGCCGCAGCCCAGTATCTCCATCCAGCCGGTCTGCTTGCAGACCGAACAGCCCTTGCCCTTGCAGAACACGCAGCGCACATCCACCTCGGCGCTGGGCTCGGTGAACGGGAAGAATGAGGGCCGGAAACGCAGGCTGCTGCCGGGGCCGAACATCTGGTGCGCGAACTGTTCGAGGGTGTACTTGAGGTCGCCGAAAGTGACGCCCTGATCCACGTAGAGGCCCTCGAGCTGGTGGAAGATCGGGCTGTGGCTGGCATCCGGCGTGTCGCGGCGGTAGACCCGCCCCGGGGCGATGATCCGCACTGGAGGCTGGTTGGCCTGCATGTAGCGCACCTGCACGGTGGAGGTCTGCGATCTCAGCAGGCGGCCGTCGGCTAAGTAGAACGTGTCCTGGCTGTCGCGGGCCGGATGGTCGGCCGGGGTGTTGAGGGCGTCGAAATTGTGGAACTCGTCCTCCACCTCCGGGCCATCCGCCACGGTGAAGCCCAGGGAGAAGAAGATTTCGACCAGACGGTCAAGGGTGAGGGTGAGCGGGTGCAGCCCGCCGTCCCAGCCCCGCGCCCCGGGCAGCGTTACATCCAGGCGGCTTTTAGCCACGGCCTCGGCCAGGCGCTTTTCCTCCAGCTCGGCGGTGCGCCTGTCGATCAGCGCGGCCAGGAAATTCTTGGCCTCGTTGGCGCGCTTGCCCAGGACCGGCCGCTCCTCGGCCGCGAGGCTACCCAGCCCCTGCAGGGCGGCGGTGAGCACCCCCTTGCGGCCCAGGTACTGAAGGCGCAGGGCCTCCAGCTCCTCGACGTTCGCAGCCGCGTCGATCCTCGCGGGGGCCTCTTTCTCGGCCTGTTCCAGTTGTTCAAGATAC
The window above is part of the bacterium genome. Proteins encoded here:
- the pheT gene encoding phenylalanine--tRNA ligase subunit beta; the protein is MNISYKWLKTLIDFDLSPQELAARLTMLGHAVDELLYLGKDIEGVVVGRATALRPHPDADKLRLVTVDYGAGSTLEVVCGAPNVRQGGLYPLALVGTVLPGGFELKKAKIRGVESQGMLCSEKELGLSEESSGLLELDESARPGMSLPEALGLDDWRLVLDVTANRGDMWSQIGAARELQPVAGKKLTRPQGSPDDSGPAIESLTSVEITDSQGCPRYMARVIENVKIGPSPRWLVERLNAVGQRSINNVVDITNFILFELGQPLHSFDLDRLEGKRIVVRKAAEGEQILTLDGAPRKLDAAITVIADAVNPVAVAGVMGGKESEVDESTRRVLLECAWFDPATTRRTSRALGLSSEASRRFERGVDYSGMNLALDRAARLIAEVSGGSVARGAIDVYPRKLTPPTVELRACRAESLLGLEFPASEVRRCLEGIDFEVESLGAGKYKVTVPACRHDVSREVDLIEELARVRGYEHIPSPARMCVTPAVSGRREWYDLAKLKECLAGLGLREVMTSSFTGAAEVEAICGAGVYAPPQLSFPLSSEEGLLRPELIVSLLGCVKRNLNQRNQDVRIFEIGRVFPRRVGSSDSPEERRLGLAALGSRQSVHWSGKGRAWDFFDLKGVLESLAARLKLPVLSFVQGSHPALHPGKCAEVRLGGHGIGLLGAINPSLAAGLELPDTVLLAELDLDRLLASRQAPRHSERSPYPGSRRDLAVLVDDAVPCAELAAEIQRGSRLVAEVAVFDLYQGQHVPAGKKSLAFSMLFQSVERTLRDEEVDQAFEKILRGLIKKFDVKQR
- the folD gene encoding bifunctional methylenetetrahydrofolate dehydrogenase/methenyltetrahydrofolate cyclohydrolase FolD produces the protein MSASLIDGKVIAAQIRTELERRIWALKEKGVRPGLAVVLVGDNPASQSYVGMKEKKCIELGLHSASHRLGADTTREALLDLVARLNADPRIHGILVQLPLPKHIDEDEIIMAIDPDKDVDGFHPVSLGRLVIGLEGFKPCTPAGIQQLLVRSGVELRGKHVVVVGRSNIVGKPVANILLQKAEGADATVTVAHSRTADLPGMVRTADVLIAAIGQPELIRGDWIKPGAVVIDVGSNRIDDSSNPKGYRWVGDVHFESAAEVAALITPVPGGVGPMTIIMLMANTVRSAELALGRKA
- the xseA gene encoding exodeoxyribonuclease VII large subunit, giving the protein MDLHVYSVSELTREVKELIEGSFPPLWVEGEISNFVHHGSGHMYFSLKDSSAALRAVFFRQYNQALTFRPENGMKMMARGLLSVYEPSGQYQLMVSELRPAGVGALQLAFERLKARLAAEGLFDEARKRPLPQFPACVGIVTSPTGAAVRDIISVLERRCPSVRIVLAPARVQGEGAAAEIAAAVRAFGRWGGADVLIVGRGGGSAEDLWAFNEEAVARAIFDSPVPVISAVGHQTDFTIADFVADLRAPTPSAAAEYAVPVAAELEAGLVALGRRLVRAGSGPLSDAHQRLDELERALAPQRLRAALRACRDRHAALALRLQRAARHSLDLARVRWSGFQERLSALNPAAVLGRGYAMARTPEGRIVRDAATVEVGQRLSVLLARGSLDCRVEGVNPAGEDTLASKAG
- a CDS encoding phenylalanine--tRNA ligase subunit alpha; the protein is MKQYLEQLEQAEKEAPARIDAAANVEELEALRLQYLGRKGVLTAALQGLGSLAAEERPVLGKRANEAKNFLAALIDRRTAELEEKRLAEAVAKSRLDVTLPGARGWDGGLHPLTLTLDRLVEIFFSLGFTVADGPEVEDEFHNFDALNTPADHPARDSQDTFYLADGRLLRSQTSTVQVRYMQANQPPVRIIAPGRVYRRDTPDASHSPIFHQLEGLYVDQGVTFGDLKYTLEQFAHQMFGPGSSLRFRPSFFPFTEPSAEVDVRCVFCKGKGCSVCKQTGWMEILGCGMVDPAVFQAVGYDPERWTGFAFGMGIDRICMTMMGINDIRLLLESELGFLSQF
- the xseB gene encoding exodeoxyribonuclease VII small subunit → MPKKEEKEKSFEQLCSSLEETVSRLEDEQLPLEEAIRLFNAGVADAIEARKRLLASEEKVQKLVETLEGRFELHDLE
- a CDS encoding cell division protein ZapA, translated to MDDDKVTTTRVSIFGDTYNIRTQTDPEYTRKVAEYVNQTMQAVKKSLSLQDVHKIAILAAMSITDELFQTKREKEIRDEELELKCNSLIQLLDSYLERSRSQEALL
- a CDS encoding TIGR00282 family metallophosphoesterase, translating into MQILFIADIVGGPGRKVVGAILPNLIKKHKVDFCIANGENAAGGFGLTLEIAEELFALGVDVITSGNHIWDRKDSLADLDRQPNVLRPINYPPGNPGRGLVVTKARNNLPVAVINLQGRVFMKEIDCPFRTISTVLDGIKNETNLVIIDFHAEASAEKVALGWHLDGRVSAVLGTHTHVQTADERVLPGGTAYITDAGMSGSIDGVIGIKKELAIKRFLLQTPNRFQPADTNLVLMGVLLTLDPQTGRARKIERLQVPQAAVLAM
- the rny gene encoding ribonuclease Y → MSTLSNIIVPVLVMLVLLAAVFVLGYWVSRRIAQSKLQDAESQAKKIITDAGREAENIRKSATIESKEKYYQAKVDFEKETEGRRKELERVQHTLQEREVNLDKKLEIVEKKEREVARMNDDLVVREKVVKSKDDKLTQLIAEQNQRLERIAGLSAEDAKRELIENLKEEARVEASQYVKDIKEQAKRDAEKEAKKIITLAIQRCAADHVVESTVSVVNLPNDEMKGRIIGREGRNIRSFEMATGIDVIIDDTPEAVILSGFSPIRREVARLAMERLIQDGRIHPGRIEDVVEKCRKEVEEKIQQAAEEALYETGVHGIHPELVALLGRLKFRTSYGQNNLLHAKEVATLCGMMAAELGLDIAMSKRAGLLHDIGKAVDHEAEGTHTQIGVELCRKYGEPEEVINAVASHHNDVEQTSLISVLVQAADALSGARPGARRETLETYIKRLEKLEKIADGFKGVQKAYAIQAGREIRIMVQPDEIEDSYGEILAGEIAHKIEKELEYPGQIKVVVIRETRAVSYAK